One segment of Anguilla anguilla isolate fAngAng1 chromosome 1, fAngAng1.pri, whole genome shotgun sequence DNA contains the following:
- the rps27.2 gene encoding 40S ribosomal protein S27.2, with product MPLAKDLLHPSPEEEKRRHKKKRLVQSPNSYFMDVKCPGCYKITTVFSHAQTVVLCVGCSTVLCQPTGGKARLTEGCSFRRKQH from the exons ATGCCA CTTGCTAAAGACCTGTTACACCCATCCCCcgaggaagagaagaggaggcaCAAGAAGAAGCGTCTGGTCCAGAGCCCAAACTCTTACTTCATGGATGTAAAGTGTCCAG GATGCTACAAGATCACCACAGTGTTCAGCCACGCTCAGAcagtggtgctgtgtgtgggctGCTCCACAGTGCTGTGCCAGCCCACTGGTGGTAAAGCGCGTCTCACAGAAG GATGCTCTTTCAGGAGGAAGCAGCATTAG